The Terracoccus luteus genome includes a region encoding these proteins:
- a CDS encoding putative Ig domain-containing protein gives WAGEASLDLAMVSAVCPRCGITLVEADTPSDDLLAAARTAARLGGRVVSMSWGRAEGTDGPSLDAEYLRSRGVVYSASTGDFGYGAGVSYPASSGVTTAVGGTSLTRGGGGTRGWSETAWAGAGSGCSAAVPRPAWQTVPDSVCPRRAVADVSAVADPQTGVAVYDSYGGAGGWGVYGGTSASAPIIAAASAAAGAPDPASQPASYPWAHRSAFTDVTSGSTGACEPGALCTAGPGWDGPTGLGTPVSPAALAAPTPGDVVTVAQPAAQTSVVGTPVRLAVAASSPRSRVVAWRAVDLPQGLTVDDRTGTVSGRPTEAGTFATTLVARDATGATGVAAVTWVVSTRAGARGVVNGDFESGSGGWVADPGVIVGDGLYARSGDGYAWLGGYGETHTDSLAQQVTVPTSGDATLRFWLRVASEETDGRAHDRLRVTVDGTPLLTVSDTADGGGYRLQALDLSAYRGRTVRLAWTSTEDDDGLSTTFLVDDVSLTP, from the coding sequence GCTGGGCCGGTGAGGCCTCGCTCGACCTCGCGATGGTCTCGGCCGTCTGTCCGCGGTGCGGCATCACCCTCGTCGAGGCAGACACCCCGAGCGACGACCTCCTCGCGGCGGCCCGCACGGCCGCCCGGCTCGGCGGTCGGGTCGTGTCGATGAGCTGGGGACGCGCCGAGGGCACCGACGGCCCGTCCCTCGACGCCGAGTACCTCCGCAGCCGCGGCGTCGTCTACTCGGCCTCGACCGGTGACTTCGGCTACGGCGCGGGGGTCAGCTACCCGGCATCCTCGGGCGTGACCACGGCGGTCGGCGGCACGTCGCTGACCCGCGGCGGTGGGGGCACCCGCGGGTGGTCCGAGACGGCGTGGGCCGGCGCAGGATCGGGCTGCTCGGCCGCCGTGCCGCGCCCGGCGTGGCAGACGGTCCCGGATTCCGTGTGCCCCCGTCGCGCGGTCGCCGACGTCTCCGCCGTGGCCGACCCGCAGACCGGCGTCGCGGTCTACGACAGCTACGGAGGCGCGGGCGGCTGGGGCGTGTACGGCGGCACGAGCGCGTCGGCGCCGATCATCGCTGCCGCGTCCGCCGCTGCGGGCGCCCCCGACCCGGCTTCGCAGCCGGCGTCGTACCCGTGGGCGCACCGCTCCGCGTTCACCGACGTCACGTCCGGGTCGACCGGGGCGTGCGAACCCGGCGCCCTGTGCACCGCGGGCCCGGGCTGGGACGGCCCCACCGGTCTCGGCACCCCGGTGTCGCCGGCGGCCCTCGCCGCCCCGACGCCGGGTGACGTCGTCACGGTCGCCCAGCCCGCGGCGCAGACGTCGGTGGTCGGCACTCCGGTGCGGCTGGCGGTCGCGGCCAGCAGCCCCCGCTCGCGCGTCGTGGCGTGGCGGGCGGTCGACCTGCCCCAGGGGCTCACGGTCGACGACCGCACCGGCACCGTGAGCGGGCGTCCCACGGAGGCAGGCACGTTCGCGACGACGCTCGTCGCCCGTGACGCCACCGGGGCCACCGGCGTCGCCGCGGTGACGTGGGTGGTGAGCACGAGGGCCGGCGCTCGAGGCGTCGTCAACGGCGACTTCGAGTCGGGGTCCGGCGGCTGGGTCGCCGACCCGGGCGTCATCGTGGGCGACGGGCTGTACGCCCGTTCCGGCGACGGGTACGCGTGGCTCGGCGGCTACGGCGAGACCCACACCGACTCGCTGGCGCAGCAGGTCACGGTCCCGACCTCCGGCGACGCCACCCTGAGGTTCTGGCTGCGGGTCGCGAGCGAGGAGACCGACGGCCGGGCCCACGACCGCCTCCGCGTCACCGTCGACGGAACCCCGCTGCTGACCGTGAGCGACACCGCGGACGGAGGCGGCTACCGGCTGCAGGCCCTCGACCTGTCCGCCTACCGGGGGCGGACGGTGCGCCTGGCCTGGACGAGCACCGAGGACGACGACGGCCTGTCGACGACCTTCCTCGTCGACGACGTCTCGCTCACCCCCTGA